Proteins encoded by one window of Salvia splendens isolate huo1 chromosome 5, SspV2, whole genome shotgun sequence:
- the LOC121803181 gene encoding uncharacterized protein LOC121803181, with amino-acid sequence MTRDLFMRIVNALESRYLYFRFRHDASGRPGHTPIQKCTAAIRQLAYGGAADMWDEYLHIGETTALQCLKNFCLGVIEVFGDQYLRKPTPEDCQDLLRMHGSQHGFPGMLGSIDCMHWEWKNCPTAWKGFYTSGYKGKNPTMILEAVADYRLWIWHAYFGIAGSNNDLNVLNSSPLFNEQCQGVGPAISFVANGSQHDMGNYLADGIYPRWPVFVKTIRCPGDEKKAYFAARQESARKDVERAFGVLQS; translated from the coding sequence atgaccagggacctgtttatgcgtattgtcaacgctttggagtctcgatatctgtatttccgcttcagacacgatgcgtctggcagacccggccacacacctattcaaaagtgcactgcggcaatccggcagttggcctacggaggcgcggcagacatgtgggacgagtatctccacatcggtgagacgactgccctgcaatgtctgaagaatttctgtctgggagtgatagaagtattcggtgatcagtatctgcgaaagcctacccccgaagactgccaagatctgttgcggatgcacgggagtcagcatgggttcccgggtatgttaggcagcattgattgtatgcattgggagtggaagaactgtcccacagcctggaaggggttctacacgtccggctacaagggaaagaatcccacgatgatcctggaggccgtagctgattaccggctttggatttggcacgcgtattttgggatagctggttcgaacaacgacctcaacgtcctcaactcgtcgccacttttcaacgagcagtgtcagggcgtcggtccggccatcagttttgtcgccaacggcagccaacatgatatgggcaactacttggcggatgggatataccctaggtggcccgtctttgtgaagacgatccgatgcccaggagatgagaagaaggcctactttgcggcacggcaggagtcggcgcgcaaggacgtggagcgcgcatttggtgtgctccagtct